One genomic region from Dermacentor variabilis isolate Ectoservices chromosome 6, ASM5094787v1, whole genome shotgun sequence encodes:
- the LOC142585231 gene encoding mitochondrial pyruvate carrier 2-like — MAALYRALVSTGDKFVPGKLRPLWEHPAGPKTIFFWAPSFKWALVIAGIGDLARPAEKLSASQSTALAATGIIWSRYSMVIIPKNYNLFSVNIFVALTGLYQLLRIYRYNQSLKVENKS; from the exons ATGGCTGCTCTTTATCGTGCCCTTGTGTCTACAGGAGACAAATTTGTTCCCGGAAAACTCCGCCCGCTGTGGGAGCATCCGGCAG GCCCCAAGACTATCTTCTTCTGGGCACCTTCGTTCAAATGG GCTCTAGTGATCGCCGGAATCGGCGACTTGGCAAGGCCAGCCGAGAAGTTGAGCGCTTCGCAATCAACAGCGCTGGCTGCTACTG GAATCATCTGGTCACGATACTCCATGGTCATCATCCCCAAAAACTACAACTTGTTTAGCGTGAACATCTTTGTAGCCTTGACTGGGCTCTATCAGTTGCTCAGAATCTACAG gtACAACCAGTCATTGAAAGTGGAGAACAAGAGCTAG
- the LOC142585230 gene encoding EEF1A lysine methyltransferase 1, whose protein sequence is MRSSESADDESPPELSDYAKAALEEFLREREEQEKGTAPQEDWQLSQFWYSDETAAALAKEALRAAGPEGAIACISCPTLYAKLRELGCKNTLKLLEFDRRFECHGEDFVHYDYNVPLKIPQDWQGKFTVVVLDPPFLSEECLSKTAETVQFLRPTFIILCTGAVMEPYAEQLLGLRPCNFEPTHTRKLGNEFKCFANYNLDEFCF, encoded by the exons ATGAG GTCTAGCGAATCAGCTGATGACGAAAGTCCGCCGGAGCTCTCCGACTACGCGAAAGCCGCGCTGGAAGAGTTTTTGCGCGAGAGAGAGGAGCAAGAAAAGGGAACTGCACCACAGGAGGACTGG CAATTAAGCCAGTTCTGGTACAGTGACGAGACAGCAGCGGCTTTGGCCAAGGAAGCATTGCGTGCAGCAGGGCCTGAAGGAGC GATTGCTTGTATCTCATGCCCAACTCTGTATGCTAAGCTTCGAGAGCTGGGCTGCAAGAACACACTCAAGCTCCTAGAGTTCGACCGGAGGTTTGAATGTCATGGGGAAGACTTTGTGCACTACGACTACAACGTCCCGCTCAAGATACCTCAGGACTGGCAGGGAAAGTTCACAGTGGTGGTGCTCGATCCCCCTTTTCTCTCCGAGGAGTGTTTGTCGAAAACTGCGGAAACGGTACAATTCCTGCGGCCCACATTTATAATCCTGTGCACAG GTGCAGTGATGGAGCCCTATGCAGAACAGCTCCTCGGCCTTCGACCATGCAATTTTGAGCCAACACACACACGGAAGCTTGGCAACGAGTTTAAATGCTTTGCCAACTACAACTTGGATGAATTTTGCTTCTGA